Proteins encoded within one genomic window of Pristis pectinata isolate sPriPec2 chromosome 39, sPriPec2.1.pri, whole genome shotgun sequence:
- the LOC127587168 gene encoding complement C1q tumor necrosis factor-related protein 3-like, whose product MLDSSRTTPLSPTLCVSFQDVPSVVFQARVSPGQHPSPPSKLIYDQVVVNIGGAYGANTGNFTAPMGGVYSFSYSLLGQKHSRDTLAQLLKNGEPQSYIHSVLNPDQAQTAAMPVLLPFTQGDALWVELREGITWSEWGSLNF is encoded by the coding sequence ATGCTGGATTCCTCCAGGACCACCCCGCTCTCACCGACCCTCTGCGTCTCGTTTCAAGACGTACCCAGTGTCGTTTTCCAGGCGCGGGTCTCTCCCGGCCAACACCCGTCCCCGCCAAGCAAGCTCATCTACGACCAGGTGGTGGTCAACATCGGTGGGGCTTACGGCGCCAACACCGGGAACTTCACCGCCCCCATGGGCGGTGTCTACTCCTTCTCCTACTCCCTGCTGGGGCAGAAGCATTCCCGGGACACCCTGGCGCAGCTTCTGAAGAACGGGGAGCCGCAGAGCTACATCCACAGCGTGCTGAATCCCGACCAGGCGCAGACCGCTGCCATGCCCGTTCTCCTGCCCTTCACCCAGGGTGATGCgctgtgggtggagctaagggaGGGCATCACTTGGAGTGAATGGGGCTCCCTGAACTTCTAG
- the LOC127587166 gene encoding uncharacterized protein LOC127587166 gives MGHSPLLWVSVAPTTLEKLDPTQETAARSIGASPTHPTTHTQQQQCVLSTGRIAATHRDPSGGTFQTHRLSQLEGRAAKARGTPPPPGVALPDTHVGNISPFLHRGWVQIPGTPSLTARWVQPHLRDCSASRMQLTPIFSWGPHTTTPPPTPLRSTYLSGFGSGMMPCHRRESSIPHHPPLYLGPRGPGTGAEQPAGWAGEGGAGRAGPGGAGRAGRHAARTDRGGAAGRQAVSVGQAARTGAEQPAGRQSVWGGLAEQDRTGQDRAAGRETDPPAQTIPDQPSSPSAGIIRQRGPRGGGWKPSRPSQSGVWAGSRLGKQNAGVTSRSDSGAGRKPVLGSRTRAEGMRDGAVPPVRSIIPRPNAVRSLVLCVWLLPVVAAVGLRGTCRFTRDTSSLSCPCVPTAEQRLYLHNLLGNFRDVCTRGEGDRICCRNTTQARVDAGDVLLNYSWVISLTVFCEIGDKAGSGCPRLGTAADHLSSPPPATSLEAVSAEKDRPDGGEARDATSGAAGLIAAIVMVVVGVCVAVVLVLWCFWKQRRGERCPGWNCVK, from the exons atgggacactccccacttctcTGGGTGAGTGTGGCTCCAACTACACTGGAGAAGCTCGACCCCACCCAGGAGACAGCAGCCCGCTCCATCGGcgcctcacccacccaccccaccacccacacacagcagcagcagtgtgtACTGTCCACAGGacgcattgcagcaactcaccgagaccccTCAGgaggcaccttccaaacccaccgcctCTCCCAGCTGGAAGGACGtgcagcaaaagcccggggaacacCCCCTCCACCGGGAGTCGCCCTCCCAGACACACACGTGGGGaacatatcaccgttccttcaccgtggCTGGGTCCAAATCCCGGGAACACCCTCCCTGACAGCCCGGTGGGTGCAGCCACACCTGAGGGACTGCAGCGCGTCAAGAATGCAGCTCACCCCCATCTTCTCCTGGGGTCCccacacaaccacccccccccccaccccactgcggAGCACGTACCTGAGCGGATTCGGTAGTGGGATGATGCCGTGCCACCGGAGGGAGAGCTCGATCCCGCATCACCCGCCGCTGTATCTGGGGCCCAGGGGACCAGgaacggg GGCGGAGCAGCCGGCAGGGTGGGCAGGagagggcggggcggggcgggccGGGCCGGGCGGGGCGGGCCGGGCCGGCCGGCACGCAGCCAGGACAGACAGGGGCGGAGCAGCCGGCAGGCAGGCAGTCAGTGTGGGGCAGGCAGCCAGGACAGGGGCGGAGCAGCCGGCAGGCAGGCAGTCAGTGTGGGGCGGGCTGGCAGagcaggacaggacaggacaggacagagCAGCCGGCAGGGAGACTGATCCCCCTGCACAGACGATCCCGGACCAACCGAGCTCTCCCAGCGCTGGCATAATCAGACAGCGCGGAcctcggggtggggggtggaaaccATCGAGACCAAGCCAATCGGGCGTCTGGGCGGGGTCAAGGCTGGGGAAGCAGAACGCCGGCGTTACCAGCCGCAGTGACAGCGGTGCTGGTCGGAAGCCGGTCCTCGGGTCCCGGACACGAGCAGAGGGGATGCGGGACGGAGCTGTGCCCCCGGTGCGCAGCATCATCCCACGGCCGAATGCGGTCAG gtctctggtgctctgtGTGTGGTTGTTACCGGTCGTAGCTGCTGTTG GTCTTCGGGGCACCTGCCGCTTCACCCGGGACACCAGCTCCCTCAGCTGCCCCTGCGTCCCGACTGCTGAGCAGCGTCTGTACCTGCACAACCTGCTGGGAAACTTCCGGGACGTCTGCACCAGGGGCGAGGGGGACCGAATCTGCTGTCGGAACACCACCCAGGCCAGGGTGGATGCTGGCGATGTCCTCCTGAACTACAGCTGGGTTATCTCTCTCACTGTCTTCTGTGAGATTGGGGACAAGGCAG GCTCGGGGTGTCCCAGACTGGGCACGGCGGCAGACCATTTGTCCAGCCCCCCACCGGCGACATCGCTAGAGGCGGTGTCCGCCGAGAAGGACCGACCAGATGGAGGAGAGGCGCGGGACGCCACGTCGGGGGCAGCGGGGCTGATAGCGGCTATCG TGATGGTGGTGGTcggtgtgtgtgttgctgtggtTCTGGTTCTGTG GTGCTTCTGGAAGCAACGCAGGGGAGAACGATGTCCTGGATGGAACTGTGTGAAGTGA